The Deltaproteobacteria bacterium DNA segment CGCCTGGTCGTACCGGCCGTCCCTCGCCGCCGCCGCAACCCGCCCGGACACGCCCGTGGAGGCGGCGTGGAGGGCGCGCTCCTCGTCGGTCTCGAACAGCTTCGCCGATATGTCGAGGGAACCCTCGTACGCCTTCGAGATGTTGATCGCCCGCTTGAACACCTCCGCGAGGGGCTCGAACGCGGCGTCCGCGCGGAACGCGACCAGCGCGGCGAGCTTCGCCCGGAGATCCACCACGTCGCTCAGGCCCGCGGCGAGCACCGCCTCGACGAGGTCCGAGGGGATGCCCTGGGACACGTGCAGGTTCAGGTACCTCCCGCCGATGAAATCCACGACTTTCCTCTTCACCTCCGCGGGGGGTGCCTTGAGTTTCGCGGCGAGCGTCGCGAGCGACCGATCCACCAGCCCCTCCACGGGGATCCGGAGGTTCCTGGCCTCGAGGATGGATAGGATCCCGAGGGTGTGGCGGCGCAGGCCGTACGGATCCGCGGTGCCCGTGGGGATGAGCCCCACTCCGAAGCAGCCGCACACCATGTCGATCTTGTCGGCGATCGCGACGGCGGCCCCGACTTCGGTTCCCGGCAGGTCGTCCGACTGTCCCTTGGGGAGGTAATGGTCGAGGACCGATTGCGCGACCTCGGCCGTCTCCCCGGTTTTTTCCGCGTAATGCCGTCCCATGACGCCCTGGAGCTCCGGGAACTCCTTGATCACGCCGGTAGTGAGGTCGGCCTTGCTGAGGAACGCCGCGCGGCGGCACGCCTTCGCCTTCCCCGGGAAGCCGAAGGAGGCGACGTATTCGGCGATGTCGGCCATTCGCTCGATCTTCTCCCAGTACGTCCCCATGTCCGCCTGGAAGAGCACTTTTTTCAGCGCCTCCGTCCGGTCGAACAGCGGCTTCTTCAGGTCGTCCCAGTAGT contains these protein-coding regions:
- a CDS encoding glycine--tRNA ligase subunit beta; amino-acid sequence: RPVQEVLPKIVSDFLPSIPFKKSMRWADLDVRFARPVHWIVSLYGSEVLPFQFGNVVSGRTTYGHRFLSPGPIELPSTAEYSAALAAAKVLVDLEDRKTRIRTGLRDLEARTGTKWVEDEPLVETVANLVEFPVVLSGRFEEKYLALPREVLVTSMRNNQKYFVFEDASGGLSPAFGFVSNMVVPDSGVVVAGNERVLRARLSDAEFYYWDDLKKPLFDRTEALKKVLFQADMGTYWEKIERMADIAEYVASFGFPGKAKACRRAAFLSKADLTTGVIKEFPELQGVMGRHYAEKTGETAEVAQSVLDHYLPKGQSDDLPGTEVGAAVAIADKIDMVCGCFGVGLIPTGTADPYGLRRHTLGILSILEARNLRIPVEGLVDRSLATLAAKLKAPPAEVKRKVVDFIGGRYLNLHVSQGIPSDLVEAVLAAGLSDVVDLRAKLAALVAFRADAAFEPLAEVFKRAINISKAYEGSLDISAKLFETDEERALHAASTGVSGRVAAAARDGRYDQAFREMAALQPLVAAFFEKVLVRAKDEKVKNNRLALLKGLSAAFSSVADFSRVASSGQPKQG